The Cellulosimicrobium sp. ES-005 genome segment CGACTCGCGCGCCGGGGTTCGCCACGACGAGGCCGGCGAGGTTCTCGAGCGCGGCCAGCGCGGCGACGGGGGCCAGGGCGACGACGACCATCCCGACGTAGGGCCGGTACTCCTCGGGGATCCCGGCCGTGTGCGCCGCGTTGCCCACGAGGGAGATCAGCGTGAAGAAGCCGAGGAGCGTCCACGAGAACCAGGCCCGCTCGCCGCGCGCCCGGCGCACGAGCGCGGACAGGCTGTAGACGACCATCGCGACGTCGAGCATGACCGGCACCGCGCCGGCGAGCCAGAAGGGCACGTTGGCCCAGCCGGCGACGTCGTGCAGCGCGGAGAACGACAGCGCGAACGAGGTGAGGAAGACGAGGCCGGTCCCGACCGCGACGGCGAGGAGGACGGGGCGGGAGTCAGGGTTGATCTTGTACATCGCGGTGGGCCTTTCGGTCAGGGTCAGGGTCAGGCTGCGGCGGACAGGGTGTTGCGGCGTGCGGCGGTGAGAGCGGCGCGGACGGCTGCGGCGGCGGAGGTCAGGGCCTCGCCCTGCACCGCGGCCCGGTCCTCGGCCTCCCACGTCGCCTTGCGGGCGGCGAGTGCGCGCTGGCGCTCCATGGCTGCCTCCTGGCGCTGCACGGCCCGGGGCTTGGCGCCCTCGGAGACGGCCTCGCGCAGGACCCAGACCAGCCAGCCCAGGACGCTCGCCATGTCGCGGCCGACGTGGACGCGGCCGTGGCGGTGGTGCCAGGAGTCGATCGCCGTGACGACGTCGCCCTCGGTCCAGGTCTCGTCGACCCCGCCCCGCTCGAGCGCCGTGATGAGCCCGCCGATGTGCTGGCCCCGGGAGATCCAGGGCATCTGCGTCTCGACCTTGGCTGCGAGGCGCTGGAGCCGGAGGCTCCGCGGCTTGCGGTTCTTCGTCGAAGAGCTCTTCGTCCGGCGCGCCGTGCGCGCTTGGTGATCGAGGGAGAGGTCAGAGGAAGACCCAACCCCTGACGGGGTGGGTGGGGTGACAGATGCGAGAGCAGCCGGCACGGCCAGCGCCCGCGTCGAGGTCTTGCGGATGAC includes the following:
- a CDS encoding DUF2637 domain-containing protein — protein: MYKINPDSRPVLLAVAVGTGLVFLTSFALSFSALHDVAGWANVPFWLAGAVPVMLDVAMVVYSLSALVRRARGERAWFSWTLLGFFTLISLVGNAAHTAGIPEEYRPYVGMVVVALAPVAALAALENLAGLVVANPGARVVPVAEEDVEHSAVVQELRPAEAEELDLLAALASPHPQSKRTPENLATILRMSRRRARVRDIAETVGMSPTLVKTALRDMAGVGLIKAA
- a CDS encoding helix-turn-helix domain-containing protein; this encodes MSKTTVPARRRRGRRFEIELEPGTYAQIPAWSSREQYERAAQVVADAARWRADRRASLLQVVEVLAAAADGQTGRSVSLSVATIAARVGVSRRTVFRRLADLRELGLMVVVDRGQHLAGPVRKAAREATGRTVIRKTSTRALAVPAALASVTPPTPSGVGSSSDLSLDHQARTARRTKSSSTKNRKPRSLRLQRLAAKVETQMPWISRGQHIGGLITALERGGVDETWTEGDVVTAIDSWHHRHGRVHVGRDMASVLGWLVWVLREAVSEGAKPRAVQRQEAAMERQRALAARKATWEAEDRAAVQGEALTSAAAAVRAALTAARRNTLSAAA